A portion of the Sabethes cyaneus chromosome 3, idSabCyanKW18_F2, whole genome shotgun sequence genome contains these proteins:
- the LOC128739603 gene encoding uncharacterized protein LOC128739603, with product MEEKLDGLLKEYFSIEDTGISTAEPLESEAVKRAWKILKETTQRVGDRFQTGLLWRCDRVELPDSLPMAIRRLECLEKRMNRDPALKEEVHRQIQEYLDKGYTHRATETELISADPKRIWYLPLGVVQNPKKPGKVRLVWDAAAKVNGISLNDLLLPGPDMLLPLPSVLFRFRQFPVAVCGDIKQMFHQILVKETDRHSQRFLWRDKPKEPPSVYIMNVVTFGATSSPSSAQFIKNQNALEFADRFPRAAQAILKCHYVDDYLESFENIREAQEVSADVRFVHSKGGFEIRNWSSNSKAVLDYLGEKANATEKNLSPTTNNFERVLGMHWLPEYDMLSFPTSFSEDIMSLIHGNKRPTKRQILKCIMSLFDPLGLLASFLIHGKIVMQEVWRSGITWDEPVSDKIFSQWKRWTEKFADIKGIEIPRCYFRAANAELYRNLQAHVFVDASEEAYGAAVYFRIVKPDDSVQCTLVSAKTKVAPLKYVSIPRLELMAAAIGARLLTFVEKYHSVTITRRFLWSDSHTVLCWIRSEHRKYRQFVACRIGEILSLTKECEWRWVPSKSNVADEATKWGKGPCFDADSRWYVGPSFLYQAEDQWPTNKHTPVTTSEELRPCFVHAEIATPEPLVDVIRFSKWERLHRATAYVIKIGQLWKAKSVGGRINCERLEQQDLMEAEILLWKQAQLEAYPDEIVTLRHNEGLPIEKRRSLERSSPLYKLSPMLDKDGVLLIDGRINAVNLVPETIKSPIILPKGHRITFLVIDYYHRNHANAETVVNELRQRFYVPHLRTLVRKISTQCQMCKVYKARPEIPRMGPLPTGRLSPFVRPFSFVGLDYFGPLLVKVGRSNAKRWIAVFTCLTIRAVHVEVAYTLSTQSRIACIRRFVKRRGAPLEFYSDNGRNFVGAATILKKQIEEIHKESAATFTSTHTKWLFIPPAAPSMGGSWERMVRSIKTAMNSLPQNCKLDDEGLLTMVIEAEAIVNNRPLTYLPLDSEEQEALTPNHFILGSSSGLKQPMEPTDGVEVVRNSWHQIFVCLNHFWRRWVREYLPTLTRRNKWHDEVRALMSNDLVIVIDETKRNGWIRGRVLEVIAGQDGRVRQAVVQTSDGMYRRPVSKLAVLEVDENGKDDSITHPYEAGDVGNRA from the coding sequence ATGGAAGAGAAGTTAGACGGTTTACTGAAGGAGTATTTCAGCATAGAAGATACTGGAATCTCAACAGCTGAGCCTTTGGAATCAGAAGCGGTAAAGCGAGCGTGGAAAATACTTAAGGAAACTACACAGCGAGTCGGAGATCGGTTTCAAACTGGACTATTATGGAGATGCGATCGCGTGGAACTGCCAGATAGTCTTCCTATGGCCATCCGTCGGTTAGAATGCCTCGAAAAGAGGATGAATCGAGATCCAGCCCTGAAGGAGGAAGTACATCGACAGATTCAAGAGTATTTAGATAAAGGGTACACCCATCGAGCAACTGAAACTGAGCTAATCAGTGCTGATCCAAAGCGAATTTGGTACCTTCCGTTGGGCGTCGTTCAAAATCCCAAAAAACCAGGGAAGGTCAGGCTGGTTTGGGACGCAGCCGCGAAAGTTAACGGAATATCCCTTAATGATCTTCTTCTTCCGGGACCAGATATGCTACTACCGCTGCCCTctgttttgttccgttttcgcCAGTTCCCTGTGGCTGTTTGTGGAGACATAAAACAAATGTTTCACCAGATACTGGTTAAAGAAACCGATAGGCATTCGCAACGTTTTCTGTGGCGCGATAAACCGAAAGAGCCACCAAGCGTATACATAATGAATGTCGTCACATTTGGGGCAACATCGTCTCCATCCTCAGCGCAGTTTATAAAAAATCAGAATGCTCTGGAATTTGCGGACAGATTTCCTAGAGCAGCACAAGCGATCCTGAAATGTCATTATGTTGACGATTATCTGGAAAGCTTTGAAAACATTCGAGAAGCACAGGAGGTTTCAGCAGATGTACGGTTCGTGCACAGTAAAGGAGGATTTGAAATCCGAAATTGGTCTTCTAATAGCAAAGCTGTTCTGGATTACCTCGGCGAGAAAGCGAACGCGACCGAGAAGAATCTTTCACCAACAACGAATAATTTTGAACGAGTTTTAGGAATGCATTGGCTTCCTGAGTACGATATGCTTAGTTTCCCTACCTCGTTCTCCGAAGATATCATGTCTTTAATCCACGGGAATAAAAGGCCGACAAAACGGCAGATACTGAAGTGCATCATGAGCCTTTTTGATCCACTCGGTTTACTGGCTTCATTCTTGATACACGGTAAAATCGTAATGCAGGAAGTGTGGCGCTCCGGTATTACATGGGACGAGCCGGTAAGCGATAAGATTTTCTCGCAGTGGAAGAGGTGGACCGAAAAGTTCGCTGATATCAAGGGGATCGAAATTCCGAGGTGTTATTTCCGCGCTGCAAATGCGGAACTTTACAGAAATCTCCAAGCCCACGTGTTTGTCGATGCTAGCGAGGAAGCATATGGCGCTGCAGTTTACTTTCGAATTGTTAAACCAGATGATTCTGTACAGTGTACCTTAGTTTCGGCCAAGACAAAAGTTGCGCCTTTGAAATATGTATCCATACCGCGGTTGGAGCTGATGGCTGCTGCAATTGGTGCCCGTCTACTTACGTTTGTGGAAAAATATCATTCTGTAACTATTACGCGACGGTTCCTGTGGTCCGATTCACACACTGTTCTATGTTGGATTCGCTCCGAACATCGCAAATATCGACAGTTTGTTGCTTGTCGGATTGGCGAGATTCTGTCGCTGACCAAAGAATGTGAATGGAGGTGGGTTCCTAGTAAATCTAACGTCGCCGACGAAGCCACCAAATGGGGTAAGGGCCCATGTTTTGACGCAGATTCTCGATGGTATGTCGGACCTAGTTTCTTGTATCAGGCGGAAGATCAGTGGCCAACGAATAAACACACTCCCGTGACCACCAGTGAAGAACTTCGTCCGTGTTTCGTTCACGCGGAAATTGCTACTCCGGAACCATTGGTGGATGTGATAAGGTTCTCCAAATGGGAACGTCTTCATAGAGCGACAGCCTACGTAATTAAAATCGGACAACTCTGGAAagcaaaatctgtcggtggcagGATAAACTGCGAACGACTCGAACAGCAGGATTTGATGGAAGCCGAAATATTATTGTGGAAGCAAGCTCAACTCGAAGCATATCCGGATGAGATCGTCACCCTTCGCCACAATGAAGGATTGCCGATCGAAAAGCGACGTTCTTTGGAAAGGTCAAGTCCTCTTTACAAGCTCTCACCGATGCTTGATAAAGACGGAGTCTTGCTTATTGATGGCCGTATAAATGCGGTCAATTTAGTTCCAGAAACAATTAAGTCTCCGATAATCCTTCCGAAAGGACACCGAATTACCTTTCTTGTGATTGACTACTACCATCGAAATCACGCCAATGCAGAAACAGTTGTGAATGAGTTACGTCAGCGGTTTTACGTGCCACACCTAAGAACACTAGTTCGAAAGATTTCGACCCAATGCCAAATGTGTAAAGTCTATAAGGCACGTCCTGAAATTCCCAGGATGGGACCTCTTCCGACTGGACGGTTGTCTCCATTCGTACGTCCCTTTAGCTTTGTGGGTTTAGACTATTTTGGACCTCTTTTGGTCAAAGTTGGTCGATCGAACGCTAAACGTTGGATAGCAGTATTTACGTGCCTAACTATAAGAGCGGTCCATGTGGAAGTGGCATACACACTGTCAACGCAGTCGCGCATAGCTTGCATTCGAAGATTTGTAAAACGACGTGGAGCCCCCCTCGAGTTTTATTCGGACAACGGACGGAATTTCGTGGGAGCAGCGACAATATTGAAGAAGCAAATAGAGGAAATTCATAAAGAGTCTGCAGCTACATTCACTAGCACACATACCAAATGGCTCTTCATACCACCTGCAGCACCCAGCATGGGCGGATCATGGGAACGAATGGTCCGCTCAATCAAGACCGCGATGAATAGCTTACCACAAAACTGCAAGTTGGATGATGAGGGACTACTGACGATGGTAATTGAAGCTGAAGCCATTGTAAATAATCGGCCGTTGACTTATCTACCTCTAGACTCCGAGGAACAGGAGGCGTTGACGCCCAACCATTTTATCCTCGGCAGTTCAAGTGGGCTCAAACAACCAATGGAACCAACCGATGGCGTTGAAGTTGTACGGAATTCTTGGCACCAGATCTTTGTCTGTCTTAACCATTTTTGGAGAAGATGGGTAAGGGAATATTTACCCACGTTGACCAGGCGAAATAAATGGCACGATGAGGTACGAGCGTTGATGTCCAACGATCTGGTTATTGTTATTGACGAGACGAAAAGAAATGGATGGATTCGTGGCAGAGTCCTTGAGGTAATTGCTGGACAAGATGGGAGAGTCCGACAAGCTGTGGTCCAGACATCCGACGGCATGTATCGACGCCCCGTTTCCAAGCTAGCGGTTCTAGAAGTGGACGAAAATGGTAAGGACGACTCCATTACTCATCCTTACGAGGCGGGGGATGTTGGCAACCGGGCATAA